A window from Culex pipiens pallens isolate TS chromosome 3, TS_CPP_V2, whole genome shotgun sequence encodes these proteins:
- the LOC120414648 gene encoding E3 ubiquitin-protein ligase TRIM37-like, with translation MTSQESSSAAMDSSDLNSSGSSKLASTINHLFECCICQQNLQDAHICPRCSQPFCRKCIAGWLGNQPTCPQCRELLTVESLVKARTFDQVQEVVSDFVASEQRNRCLVHGKDLSLFCLVCESCLCPGCMFAEEHVGHKDQVLLLEGAFEEFRCRFREYFELLKQREETLEMSLATVKKNERLLKEAQGRMSSIARKMIDSITGHYNEEIARQSRNKEQLQVQEGKVAVLRSLANSLNTNVTTVAAINEVTEFQKLAGELLKEKPPAVRVVDVHFKNSLIPSPIGLELYLKNARRHHRFYESSQLTESGFRWKVKVSAHQETTAWSCSLLLEKGRPDTFWVALGGSPAKPYRFELGQWVDFGDDIPCVYDAEADTLEVQLEIQQARTYAAQCSQQQDYIAELEARIGRYEAVIGDIQRKAACSLDEAGAAMEQ, from the exons ATGACTTCGCAGGAATCTTCCTCCGCCGCAATGGACAGCTCGGACCTGaacagcagcggcagcagcaaaCTGGCCTCCACCATCAACCACCTGTTCGAGTGTTGCATCTGCCAGCAGAACCTCCAGGACGCGCACATCTGTCCCCGGTGCTCGCAGCCATTCTGCCGGAAGTGCATCGCCGGCTGGCTCGGCAACCAACCGACATGTCCCCAGTGTCGGGAGCTTCTTACGGTGGAATCGCTCGTTAAGGCACGCACCTTCGATCAGGTCCAGGAGGTGGTGAGCGACTTCGTGGCGAGTGAGCAGCGGAATCGGTGCCTGGTTCACGGCAAGGACTTGTCGCTGTTTTGTCTGGTTTGCGAGAGCTGCCTCTGTCCGGGATGTATGTTTGCCGAGGAGCATGTGGGCCACAAGGACCAGGTGCTGCTGTTGG AGGGTGCTTTTGAGGAGTTCCGGTGCCGATTCCGGGAGTACTTCGAGTTGCTTAAGCAGCGAGAGGAGACCCTGGAAATGTCACTGGCCACCGTCAAGAAGAACGAGCGTTTGCTCAAAGAGGCACAGGGCCGGATGAGTTCGATTGCACGCAAGATGATCGATTCCATCACCGGTCATTACAACGAGGAGATTGCACGTCAATCGCGAAACAAAGAACAACTGCAAGTTCAAGAGGGGAAGGTAGCCGTATTGAGAAGTTTGGCCAACAGCTTGAACACAAACGTAACCACGGTGGCCGCCATCAACGAAGTCACCGAGTTCCAGAAGCTGGCCGGGGAGCTGCTCAAAGAGAAACCTCCAGCAGTTAGAGTGGTTGATGTTCACTTCAAGAA CTCCCTGATTCCCTCTCCCATCGGCCTAGAGCTGTACCTGAAGAACGCCCGGCGCCACCATCGATTCTACGAGTCGTCCCAGCTAACGGAGAGTGGCTTCCGGTGGAAGGTCAAAGTGTCCGCCCATCAGGAGACCACGGCGTGGAGTTGCAGCCTGCTGTTGGAAAAGGGTCGTCCGGACACGTTCTGGGTTGCACTCGGTGGTTCACCTGCGAAGCCATACCGCTTCGAGCTGGGCCAGTGGGTGGACTTTGGCGACGATATACCGTGTGTGTACGACGCGGAAGCGGACACACTCGAGGTTCAGCTGGAAATTCAACAGGCGAGGACGTACGCCGCCCAGTGCAGCCAGCAGCAGGACTACATCGCGGAACTGGAAGCCAGGATTGGACGGTACGAAGCGGTTATCGGGGATATTCAGCGGAAGGCGGCCTGCTCGCTGGACGAAGCAGGTGCAGCGATGGAGCAGTGA